The Melioribacteraceae bacterium 4301-Me genome contains the following window.
ATCATAAAACCTTAGTAAGAGGATGAGTTATCAGCAGTGCTAACCTTAGTAATACAGATGACACCCAAGAGCAATTATACCTTATTAGCTTATAAAAAATGATGTCTAAGAAATAAGCTAATCCACAAATAGAATCCACCACTCCACAATGTGGTGAATACTCATCGTGGGTGGTGAATTCTCAAAGGTTGAGTTTCTGTGAAGTATGGTCATATTACTAAGGTTGGAGAAAAAAGACTAAGGTTTTTATGAAGGGAGATATTTTATAAATGTGAGTAAAGGAAAGAACATCGCATAACCTTAAAAAGAAAATTAAGTTGTTAACAGAGGTAACCTTAGTAACAGAGCGTTGCCCAGATGAGAATTAACCTAATTAGCTTATTTAACTAATAATGTATATAAGTTTTTTAATAAGAGGGTAAAGCAGCTTTGAAAATAGACTATAACAATTTATATACCCATTTTATTTTTATAACACTCAACCGTTCACCTATGATTTTGGAGAGGCATAGAGAACGAATAGAAAAATATATAACAGGAATAGTTAACAACAATAATTCCAAGTTATACGCAATATATGCTAACCCCGAACATGTTCATTTTATTGTATCTCGTAGTCCCAAAATTTCTGAAGAGACTTTGGCAACGATTATAGCGGAAAGTTCGGAGAGATTTATAAATAAGAATAAATTATGTATTGGACGGTTTGCATGGCAAGAAACGGCTGCTGCATTTTCAGTTTCAAAATCGGATGTAGATAAAGTATGTAAATACATATTAAATCAGCCTAAACATCATAGGAAAATAAGCTTTGCTGATGAATATGAGTCATTTGTAAAGTATTATGAAAAAAGTCTAAAAATAGATAAACTAATAAGCTAATAAGGTTGAGTTTTTGAAGGAGAGAATTTGTTACTAAGGTTAGGGGAAAAAGAAAAAAGTTTTTTTGAAGAAGGGGATTTTATTAGATAATTAAATTGGTAAAAGGAATTATCGTATAACCCAAGAAAGAAGATAGAGTTATTAATGGTAGTAACCTTAGTAACAGAACGT
Protein-coding sequences here:
- a CDS encoding transposase, which gives rise to MKIDYNNLYTHFIFITLNRSPMILERHRERIEKYITGIVNNNNSKLYAIYANPEHVHFIVSRSPKISEETLATIIAESSERFINKNKLCIGRFAWQETAAAFSVSKSDVDKVCKYILNQPKHHRKISFADEYESFVKYYEKSLKIDKLIS